The following is a genomic window from Campylobacter lari subsp. lari.
TGAGTTTTTTATGCAAAATTATAAAAATACTAAAGTAGATAAAGACTTAGAAAAACTCATTAATCTTAGTCAAAGTGTGCAGTTTGAAGAAGAAAGTGAAGACTTTGAGGGTTTGAGTTATCAAGATTTTTTACTAAGTGAAGCAAAAGTTGGGTTTAAACAAGCCTTGGAAAATGTTATAATATCAAATAAACTTATCATTAATGATAAAGAAGATTTTGTGGATTTTTTAGAAAAACTTTTAGAACATGGTTATAAAGATATGCTTGTTGCCTATATGGAAGATGTTTCGGTGCATTTTTATTCTAATTATAGATTTATCAAGCTTAGCGAGAAAATCAAGGAATTAAATTATGATAGTAAAGATTGAAAATACTTTCATTTGTGATAATTCTAAGGAATGCGAAAAAGATTGTTTTTTCTTAAAAACTTCTCAAAATGAAAAATTTACTCATCAAGCTTTAGAAAAACAAGCAAAAATTATAAGCATAGCTGAGTGTAAAAGTCTTTTAAATATAGATGAAAATATCAAAATCATAGGCATTACAGGGACAAATGGTAAAACAACCACAGCAGGTGCTATTTATTCTATCTTGCTTGATTTGGGTTATAAATGTGCTCTAATGGGTACAAGGGGTAGTTTTATAAATGATAAAAATATCACCCCAAAAGGCTTAACCACTGCGCCAATTTTACAAACCTTAGAAATTTTATCCTTAGCAAGTGAGCAAAAATGTGAGTTTTTAATCATGGAAGTAAGCTCGCACGCTTTAGTACAAAATCGCATAGAAGGGCTGAAATTTAGTGCTAAGATTTTTACAAATCTTACTCAAGATCATTTAGATTTTCACGGGAGTTTTCAAAATTATCAAGCAGCTAAAGAAAGTTTTTTTACTGATGAGTGTATGAAATTTATCAACAAAGATGCAAACGCTATCGCATTTAATGTAAAAAATTCTTTTTCTTATGGCATAGAAAATCCAAGTTATTATCACATTAAAGCTTATGCTTTGAAAAATGGCATAGAAGCTGTGGTAAATTTTGGTAAAAACAATTTTACTATAGAATCATCTTTAGTTGGACTTTTTAATCTTTATAATCTTTTAGCTGCAAGTGCTTGTGTGAATGAACTTGTTAAGCCAAATTTAAAAGAGCTTGAAAAGGCTATTAGCAATTTTGGTGGCATAGAAGGTAGAATGCAAGTGGTTGCAAAAGATGTGATTGTAGATTTTGCTCATACACCTGATGGCATAGAAAAAGTGCTTGATGCTTTAAAATATAAGAATTTAATTGTAGTTTTTGGAGCAGGGGGTAATAGAGATAAAACTAAGCGTCCTTTAATGGCAAAAATTGCTAAACATTATGCTAAAAAACTCATCATCACAAGCGATAATCCTCGCTTTGAAGAACCAATGGATATCATAAATGATATTTTAAGTGGTATAGAAAAAGATGAAAGTATTTTTATAGAATGCGATAGAAAAAAAGCGATTAAAAAAGCTTTAGAATTTAAAAATGATGATGATTTTGTCGTGATTTTGGGTAAGGGTGATGAGACTTATCAAGAGATCAAGGGTGTAAAATATCCTTTTAATGATAAAGAAGTAGTTTTAGAGATTTTAAAAGAAGGAAAATAAATGTTTGAAAATATGGATTTTTCAAAAATGGGCGAGCTTTTAACTAAGGCTCAAGAAAAAGCAAATGAATTAGAACAAGAAGCTTTAAAAAAAGAATTTAGCGCAAAAAGTGGCGGTGGTTTAGTGAAAGTTAGTGCTAATGGAAAAGGCGAAATTATAGATATTAACATTGATGATTCTTTGTTAGAAGATAAAGAGTCTATGCAAATTTTACTAATAGCAGCGATTAATGATGTGATGAAAATGGTAGAACAAAATAAAAAATCAATGGCTAGTAATTTATTTAGCGGAATGGGAATGCTATGAAAATTTTACTTTGTATTTTGGGTGTAGTTTGCACACTTTTTGCTGTGCCAAGACCGACTTTTAATGATTTTTTGGGTTGTTATGAAAAAAATAAAGCTAGTATGTTAATTTATGAGGGCTTACCTGCCTTTGTTTTAAATGAAAATACTTTAGCAGTAGTTAAAACTAAAAACGCAAAATTAAACAGCTATACTAAATATGATCCATTCTTAAATTTGTATTTAGTAAAAACTGATTTTAGTTTAATTCCTGCTCCTATGGGCGATGAAGAAGAATTAACACGCAATAGCTGGGTGGGAATTTTAGATAATAATCAAAGCTATATAGGACATTTAAAGTATTTTGGACAAAGTTTAACAGAGCGCGATCAGCTTGATTTTACTTCTAAAATCGGAGAGCTTAATTCTCCATGTTGTAAAATGCTTGGTATAAGCTTAGAAGATGGCAAACTTATAGGTAATCGCTACTTAAAACACTTTGCAAAATATCCTGATGTTTATTGGGGTGATATAGGTGTAGATTTTGAAATTCGTGATGGCAAAATTTATGTAAAAAATGTACGCAAAAATGGACAATTTTTACTTAATGATG
Proteins encoded in this region:
- a CDS encoding DUF7488 domain-containing protein; the encoded protein is MKILLCILGVVCTLFAVPRPTFNDFLGCYEKNKASMLIYEGLPAFVLNENTLAVVKTKNAKLNSYTKYDPFLNLYLVKTDFSLIPAPMGDEEELTRNSWVGILDNNQSYIGHLKYFGQSLTERDQLDFTSKIGELNSPCCKMLGISLEDGKLIGNRYLKHFAKYPDVYWGDIGVDFEIRDGKIYVKNVRKNGQFLLNDELVSVDGQVYDDIRKLNEKILFADRGATLYFNMLRDNKDVNISTTVFDKDLGIFAKPKKVVQAKPTSFYSNLGLRVDMKMNVTEVTPNSKAQMAGFLKGDKILRINNQKINNFNELQAILAQANSFDILVSRQASNMPSAQNNELEQIKRGYFDFFIRLTK
- a CDS encoding UDP-N-acetylmuramoyl-L-alanyl-D-glutamate--2,6-diaminopimelate ligase — its product is MIVKIENTFICDNSKECEKDCFFLKTSQNEKFTHQALEKQAKIISIAECKSLLNIDENIKIIGITGTNGKTTTAGAIYSILLDLGYKCALMGTRGSFINDKNITPKGLTTAPILQTLEILSLASEQKCEFLIMEVSSHALVQNRIEGLKFSAKIFTNLTQDHLDFHGSFQNYQAAKESFFTDECMKFINKDANAIAFNVKNSFSYGIENPSYYHIKAYALKNGIEAVVNFGKNNFTIESSLVGLFNLYNLLAASACVNELVKPNLKELEKAISNFGGIEGRMQVVAKDVIVDFAHTPDGIEKVLDALKYKNLIVVFGAGGNRDKTKRPLMAKIAKHYAKKLIITSDNPRFEEPMDIINDILSGIEKDESIFIECDRKKAIKKALEFKNDDDFVVILGKGDETYQEIKGVKYPFNDKEVVLEILKEGK
- a CDS encoding YbaB/EbfC family nucleoid-associated protein translates to MFENMDFSKMGELLTKAQEKANELEQEALKKEFSAKSGGGLVKVSANGKGEIIDINIDDSLLEDKESMQILLIAAINDVMKMVEQNKKSMASNLFSGMGML